The Chitinophaga pinensis DSM 2588 region GGCGATCCAGTCTGCATTCAGCCTGAGCTCAATACCCCTGTTATTAATAGAAGCATTGTTGATAATGGAAGGACTAATACCTATCGTAGGGTCTATCAACGAATTACCAAGCAGGTCGGTGCTCTTCTTGATATAATAGTTGATGGTTCCATCGATATGTGTAAATATGCGGTAGTCCATTCCGAAGTTAATATTCTTTGTCTGCTCCCATCTCAGGCTGCTGTTGGCATAGGATAGTAATTCAAGGGCAGTGCTTCTTGGAGTTGTGTAAGGAGTCAGCGTATATCCTGCGATAACCTGTGGCAGGGAGAGTTTCGCGACGTTACCATTAAAACCATAAGATGCACGGAATGTCAGCTGATTTACCCAATCAAGTTGTTGCATAAAGCGTTCTTTCTCGACATTCCATCGCGCTCCGATGGACCATAGCGGCTTATATTTATATTTAGGATTAGTGCCGAAAAGATTGGATTGATCAATCCTGATACTTCCGCTGAGTGAATACATATCCCTGTACGAATAAACGATATTGGAGAAGCCCGACAGGTACCTGTCCTCATTGTATTGCTGGCCAAAAAGTGAATTATAGCGGTTAGCAAGAGGCGAGCTTGTCAGGAAAGTACCTCTTATTGATCCGTCAGTGATGCCTACATAATTCACTGGTTGCTGTAGTAATGTTTCATCGCTATACCCGAAGTAAGAAGCCAGATTACTTTTTGAAACAACGTTCCGCAACTCTCCGCCCAGGATAGCATTAAACGAATGATCAGAAGCTATTTTTTTGTTATAAGAGAGACTCGCCCTGGCTGTATAGCTGAAGAAATTATCTGCTTCCTGTCTCAGGTAACCACCCTTGGGAATGTTATAATTAAGTGTACCATCTGTATTGACAGTGACGTATTGAGCGACATACTCCCTTGCTTCAGAAGAGAATTCTGATGCATAATGACGGGTGTCAGTATTTGAGTTCTCATAAATACCGCCGAATAACAATCCGAAGCCTTTACCGATATTATAATTAAAGTTGGCGGTAATTTTATTATTGACGGTTTTGACTTTATCACTGATCTGCTCTACATCAACCAATGGATAATAAAGAATGTCCTGCAAACCCTTGCCCATCAGTGAATTATTCAGATAAGGATTTACCTGAGATACTCTGGTTGAATAAAGTGGATTACCATTAACGTCCCGCAGCGCTTCAAAAGGGGAGAGGCTTTCAAGGCCGGGTACGGGAGCACTATTATTCCTTAACTCTGCATAGTCAGTCGTTAAATCCAGCGTTAATTTTGGCGATAATTTCAGCGTAGTCCTTGCAGAGAGTAACCAGTTATTATCATCATTATTACGTGGAGACAGGCGGTTGCGTGTATAATTTGCTTTAATATAATACAGCGCTCTTTCATTACCACCTGAAGTACTTAAAGTATAGGTCTGGGTGACAGCTGAGCGCAATAGTAATTTACTGTATTCATTCTTATTATCGTATTGCTGTAATGCTGCATACGAGGACGCAAATTGTTCCGGTGTTATAACCTTTGCAGCAGCCTGGGCAAGCAGGTAGTACACCGGCGTGTGTGGTACAATAGCACTGCTCCCGATCGTTGATAACAATGGCCAGGTAGTTGCATTGACGCTACCGGTATTAATACTTCGTTCATAGTCCGTAACAATGGCAGAGGCATCATCTGCGTACCTGTACCGGTTATAGTTTTCTTTAGGGGTGATATTGGAGGTAAGCCGGAGTTCGAATCTTGGTTTCCCGACAAGCGCCTGTTTACGTTCAATAACGATCACACCGTTAGAAGCCCTCACCCCATAAATGGTAGCAGCTGCTGCATCTGAGAGTATAGTTACACTTTTGATTTCATTGGGATCGATCATATTCAGGCTCAGCTCCGTTGGGTAGCCGTCCACCACGATCAACGGAGTTTGATTAGCTGACATGGTGGATATACCACGAATATTGAACAGACTCCTTGAGTTTGATCCTGTTGCACCTGGTGTTGTACTGGTAAAGGAGACGCTGTTATTGATCATCAGACCCGGTAAACGGTTGACCAGACCATCCAGGAAGTTGGTGCTAACTCTCGATTCATAGGCTTTTGTACTAATCTGGGCAACTGCGCCTGTGCTTTGTTCAGGCTTGATGCGCTGGTAACCTGTATTCACTGTTACTTCTACTTCTTTAAGATTCTTGGTCGCAATTTCCAGTGCTATCGTACCCATGTTTTTGGCTACAGGCAGCTCTTTGTATGTATAGCCGGCAGCGCTGATGATAATAGCCCCGTTCTCGTCAACATTATTTAATACGAAAAAGCCGTTTGGCGCAGTTCTCACACCTTGTGTGGAACCTTTAATAAGGACGATCGCACCCGAAATTGGCTGCCCGGACGCCGCGTCTACAACGGTGCCTTTGATTTCAATGAGTGCCCGCATATTATAAGAACCAGCCGGTGCCACCTGTTTTGCCTTCGGTGTAACGACCACTGATTTGTCTTCAATGCTGAAATCAAAAGGCTGATCGGCAAAAACTGCCTTAAGAACGACGTTCAGCTCCGTGTTTTTTACGTCAATGTTCACTGGTTTAGCGGCCCTGAGCAAAGAAGTGGTGTATAAGAAATCATAGCCCGTTTGCTTACTGATTTTGTTAAAAACTTCACCAAGCGGTGTGTTCTTTTCTTTTAGCGTGATTTTCTGAGCAAAGGCTGACGCACTGACTTGTATCGTAAATACAATCATGAGAAGTGCAGTTAACTTCATAGTCAATAGCATTTTAGCCATACAGCCGGGCGGCTGCATGGGAATCTTAGCGTGAAGTTTGTACATTTGTATAGTATGGATTTAGGCGTCGCACCTTTGCATTGTCCAGATGATCCGGGTGCTTCGCGGTTTAAATAGTTTAAAGACTATTGAAAATATCCATTCATTAAGTCATTCCGGTCTCGAACCCCGGAATGGCTTTTCAGAAACTGATAGCGTGATAGCATAGCGCTACTGCGTCACAACTACTTTCTTTCCTTCAATCTGAAAATGAACGGCCTTTGTTTTTTCGAGCATCTTTAATGCCTGGCTGATATTCTTGTACCGGGATATTTTTCCATTAAACCCTTCTTCCGGCACCGGACCTTTGAAGGTGACTTCTATGTCATACCAGCGCGAGAGCTTGCGCATGATACTGCCGATCTTTTCATCATTGAACCGGAATTCACCGTTTTTCCACGCAACGGCTTCTTCCAGGTCTGCTTTTGTAACATTCAGGCCATTGCTGTTCAAAACGGCCTGTTCTCCTGGTTGTATGATTTTGGTATTATTCGATCCGGTTACTTTCACCGAACCTTCCAGCAAAGTGGTTTTGATATCTGTCTCGTCCAGATATGCATTTACATTAAAATGTGTGCCCAATACTTCTACGACCTGCTGTGAAGTAAGGACCCGGAAAGGCTTAGCCGCATTATGCGCAATTTCGAAGTAAACCTCGCCGGTGATCTCGACTTTTCGTTCTGTTCCGTTAAAGCTTGTCGGGTATTTAATAGATGAACCGGCGTTCAACCATACCTCACTTCCGTCTGCCAGGCTAAGATGGTATTGGCCCCCCAATGGTGTGGTCACTGTATTGTAAATAATTGAAGCAGATACCGGTGTATGCTTGTCCGCCGGTTCATAAGCGAGATTCCCGTCTGATGTTTTGGTGATGTTAGTATTTCCCTGGACAGCCAACGGACCATTTCCTGCATCATTCAGCGAGATTTGCTGACCATTCGACAAGGTCAGTGTCGCTTTATTACTGCCTGGAGATACGTCCTGATTGATGACCTTTGCGGCTTGTTTTACTTCACCCTGCCTGATATAATAATAACTGCCGATACTCAGGCAAAGGAGTATTGATGCCGCTGCTGCCAGGCGCGGCCATTTTATAGTTTGTTTTGTACGGATATTTCCTTTTTGGGCAATAAGACTATAAAGTCGCTGCTCCATTGCTGTCTGCGATTCATCCGAGTTTATTTCCAGAGAGTTGTCAAAATTATTGTACCACTTTTCGAATTCCTCCCGTTCTTCTGCTGTTATAGTGCCCTCCTGCCATTTTTGGGCGAGAAGGTTAATCCGATCTGGGTTGTTTGGTTGATTCATATCGGCTCCTTTTTTATATAGCCAATTAGAATGAACGATACCCTACCTTAATTTTAAGAAATTATTAAAAAAAGTGAAAATTATAGTTGCATCGTCCTATAGAGCAGGGGAAATTAATGTTTCATGCCTGACAATAACAGCAATACAATGGTAAAACGGGATCCGAAACGGGACCTGAGCACTTTCAGTGCAGTAGTGATATGTTTTTCGACGGCCTTTTCTGAAATATGAAGGGCTTCTGCAATTTTCTTATTCGTCAGGTTGCCTTCCCGGCTCATTCTGAAGATCAGCTGACATTTGGGAGGAAGCGTATTAATCGTTGTTTCCAGTTCCTTACGGAGCGTTTCCAGGTCGAAACGGACATCTACAGGAAGCTGCTGTACCGGGGTTTCTTTTGCAAAGGCATCATTTCTTTGCTGTTCCCTGGACCTTTTTGCCAGTCGGTTGATGACCTCAAATTTGACGGCCACAGCAAAATAATGTTCAAAATTGACTTTCAGCTCAAACTTTTCCCTACGCCGCCAGAGATTCAGGAAGATATCCTGAACGGTTTCTTCTGCTTCATTGATATCTCCCAGACGTTTGCCTGCGATGACAAGCAATTTGTCCCAATACGTCTGATAGACCACTTTAAAAGCAGCTTCGTCGCCGGTCTTCAACAGGTCGGCCAACTCCGGATCCGTGAGCTTCTTATAATACGTCATCTTGTCCCGAACAATATAATAATTAAATTTAACAGTAACTTTCAAATGAAAGTGTCATGAACGAAAGTCCCCCTATAATGCCATCATGCGTGTTCAGTCATTGCTGTTGGTAGTTGTTGAGCACATGACTTATCAGCTCTTTAATTTGAATGCTATAATTCTGGTTGATCGCTATCTATGAACCTGATGCAGGTATAAATCGTCCTGATTGCTTGTCCGCCGGTGTCAGATCGTTTATTTATTGTATCTGTCTTAACTTAATACCAGTCCCTCTTTCAAAGCTAACGCATACATTTCTTTATCAAAGCTATATAAATGTGGCGAGCGGTGTGCGCCAATGCTCCTTTTTTCATCCAGTTTTTTTAGCAGTCTGAGCGCAAGCAGTTTCTTTGGAAAGTTACTGACGTCCAGCTTTTTCCCCAATAATGTCTCATATAAAGCATGGATCTCGCTCAAAGTAAATTTTTCAGGCAGCATATTGAGCCCGATCGGATAGTGATACAGATGCAGTCGCATGGTATGCATCGCTTCCTGCACCATTTCGTCATGATCATATTCCAGCGGTGGCAGATTATTAATGTCAAACCAGGCACATGCCTCAGTAATGAAGTCTGTCTGTAGTCTGGTTTTTGAAAAATCAGTAATAGCGTAAAAACCAACCGAAATCGTCTGATTAATAAGCCAGTTGCCCTCCCAGGATGGCAATCCGGTGTCTTCCAGCCATTTCTTTTTATCGAATTTGTCAAACTGAATGCGATCCGGATCGCCAAAAGTCTTGAATTGCTGCAAAAACAGATTGTCAATGCCTGTACGGTCTTTTATATTGCGATTGGCAGCGTCCAGCAACTTCTCAGCACGCTTAATATATCCCCCTGGCAAAGACCAGTTATCGATGTTTCTGTGTTTGATAAGCAACAGCTTGAGTTGCTGTGCATGGTAACCAAAGATAGCACAGTCGATAGTAACGTGGGGAATGTAATACAAGTGTCCGTTTAGTATAAAATCCCTGAATTCTTCTTCTGTTTGCATCTCCAAAAATAACATTTTCCGGTGGCGGAAAGTCTCTTTTAAAATTTATTTAGTAAAATTTACTAAATAATGAAATATTGTCTTTATATTCATTTAGTGAAATATACTAAATGGTGTAACTGTTAGATTATTAAGACAATACCACTATTGTGGGAAATGAAGGATTAATCACTAAAACATCAAATACCAACGACCAAAAACTACAAACCACATGAAAAAACTGAAAGCAACGCTTGTGCTGTTTATTAGCCTATTTGCCGTATCTGGCATAAAGGCACAATCAAAAGATTTTTATCCTGGTACATGGGATGTAATGATTTTTGGTACCCCTTATGGTGATGTGAAAAGGACCTTTGTACTTGAAAGAAAGGATGGTAAACTAGGAGGGGTAATAAAGGACTCAACCGGGGCAGAATTGACTAAGATTACCAAAGTGACTGAAAACGGAAAGACGGCGGCGATTGACTTTACATCCCAGGACTATGATGTGACTTTAACAATAGATCCTGTTGACGAGGATCATGTGAAAGGTAATCTGGCTGGTTTTACAAGCACCGGCGTACGTAGAAAAGAACATTAGTAAGATCAATCCTGGTGATGATAGAATAATTTTTATAATGGGGGGCCGCGTTTAAAACAGAAAGGGAGCACTTATAATAAGTGTTCCCTTTTTTATTCCCCGGCCTGTAGGATTTAGCAAATTAAAACCATTATTTGTCCTATCATAACCATTGAATGACTACGCTTCGATTTTTCAGGCTGCTATAGTTTCGTGTCTACAATTAAACTATAGAACATGTCAGTATCAAAGACAGTAGCACTGGTCACCGGTGGGAGCCGTGGCCTTGGCAGAGACATCGCTTTAAAATTAGCTGCCCAGGGAACGGATGTTATTATCACCTATAATACAAGGAAAGAGGAAGCCTTCGCAGTAGTTGAACAGATAAAGCACACCGGCGTACACGCTGTTGCATTACAACTGAGTACAGAAAATACGGGTGCGTTTCCCACATTCTTTACCACACTCACTGCTATTCTGCAGACAGACTTTCACACCGATCGTTTTGACTATCTGATCAACAACGCCGGTATCGGATTACACATGGCTTTTGAAAGCACAACAGAGGAACAATTCGACCTGCTCCTGAATGTCCTGTTCAAAGGAGTATACTTTTTTACCCAACAGGCACTTCATTACACGCGGGATGGCGGGGCTATTGTGAACCTGTCCAGCAGACTGGCACAATCAGGCGTACCCGGTTATTCGGCATATGCATCTATGAAAGGCGCCGTTGAGACGCTTACCCGCTATCAGGCAAAAGAACTGGGC contains the following coding sequences:
- a CDS encoding FecR family protein encodes the protein MNQPNNPDRINLLAQKWQEGTITAEEREEFEKWYNNFDNSLEINSDESQTAMEQRLYSLIAQKGNIRTKQTIKWPRLAAAASILLCLSIGSYYYIRQGEVKQAAKVINQDVSPGSNKATLTLSNGQQISLNDAGNGPLAVQGNTNITKTSDGNLAYEPADKHTPVSASIIYNTVTTPLGGQYHLSLADGSEVWLNAGSSIKYPTSFNGTERKVEITGEVYFEIAHNAAKPFRVLTSQQVVEVLGTHFNVNAYLDETDIKTTLLEGSVKVTGSNNTKIIQPGEQAVLNSNGLNVTKADLEEAVAWKNGEFRFNDEKIGSIMRKLSRWYDIEVTFKGPVPEEGFNGKISRYKNISQALKMLEKTKAVHFQIEGKKVVVTQ
- a CDS encoding RNA polymerase sigma factor gives rise to the protein MTYYKKLTDPELADLLKTGDEAAFKVVYQTYWDKLLVIAGKRLGDINEAEETVQDIFLNLWRRREKFELKVNFEHYFAVAVKFEVINRLAKRSREQQRNDAFAKETPVQQLPVDVRFDLETLRKELETTINTLPPKCQLIFRMSREGNLTNKKIAEALHISEKAVEKHITTALKVLRSRFGSRFTIVLLLLSGMKH
- a CDS encoding SusC/RagA family TonB-linked outer membrane protein, with amino-acid sequence MKLTALLMIVFTIQVSASAFAQKITLKEKNTPLGEVFNKISKQTGYDFLYTTSLLRAAKPVNIDVKNTELNVVLKAVFADQPFDFSIEDKSVVVTPKAKQVAPAGSYNMRALIEIKGTVVDAASGQPISGAIVLIKGSTQGVRTAPNGFFVLNNVDENGAIIISAAGYTYKELPVAKNMGTIALEIATKNLKEVEVTVNTGYQRIKPEQSTGAVAQISTKAYESRVSTNFLDGLVNRLPGLMINNSVSFTSTTPGATGSNSRSLFNIRGISTMSANQTPLIVVDGYPTELSLNMIDPNEIKSVTILSDAAAATIYGVRASNGVIVIERKQALVGKPRFELRLTSNITPKENYNRYRYADDASAIVTDYERSINTGSVNATTWPLLSTIGSSAIVPHTPVYYLLAQAAAKVITPEQFASSYAALQQYDNKNEYSKLLLRSAVTQTYTLSTSGGNERALYYIKANYTRNRLSPRNNDDNNWLLSARTTLKLSPKLTLDLTTDYAELRNNSAPVPGLESLSPFEALRDVNGNPLYSTRVSQVNPYLNNSLMGKGLQDILYYPLVDVEQISDKVKTVNNKITANFNYNIGKGFGLLFGGIYENSNTDTRHYASEFSSEAREYVAQYVTVNTDGTLNYNIPKGGYLRQEADNFFSYTARASLSYNKKIASDHSFNAILGGELRNVVSKSNLASYFGYSDETLLQQPVNYVGITDGSIRGTFLTSSPLANRYNSLFGQQYNEDRYLSGFSNIVYSYRDMYSLSGSIRIDQSNLFGTNPKYKYKPLWSIGARWNVEKERFMQQLDWVNQLTFRASYGFNGNVAKLSLPQVIAGYTLTPYTTPRSTALELLSYANSSLRWEQTKNINFGMDYRIFTHIDGTINYYIKKSTDLLGNSLIDPTIGISPSIINNASINNRGIELRLNADWIARKNFNWNTGFVIARNTSKVVDVYQRVAYNPQTLNSLGYVKGYPVGAMFSYRDAGLSSAGFPLITNGKGKVYEVDNSSNNTPQGLMLTSLLSNDTSGVTRYAGSSIPTINAGLSNRFDIGRFYVFAMVNYYGGFKVRVPVPDPSVLRPLAGSGNYWKNPGDENHTDIPNLATYNSGNPSFVYRYSDKYVVNGDYITLGDLTLSYSLDNQPFVKNIGFTHFEVKLQGSNLWTKGFNKYNYSAAAGSFQKSYITPTYYLTIFTNF
- a CDS encoding SDR family NAD(P)-dependent oxidoreductase, which gives rise to MSVSKTVALVTGGSRGLGRDIALKLAAQGTDVIITYNTRKEEAFAVVEQIKHTGVHAVALQLSTENTGAFPTFFTTLTAILQTDFHTDRFDYLINNAGIGLHMAFESTTEEQFDLLLNVLFKGVYFFTQQALHYTRDGGAIVNLSSRLAQSGVPGYSAYASMKGAVETLTRYQAKELGSRRIRVNSVAPGPTATDFGGGIVKDNAQFRANVTALTALGRVGEPDDIGGVVAFLCSDAARWVTAQRIEVSGGMNI
- a CDS encoding NUDIX hydrolase, with product MQTEEEFRDFILNGHLYYIPHVTIDCAIFGYHAQQLKLLLIKHRNIDNWSLPGGYIKRAEKLLDAANRNIKDRTGIDNLFLQQFKTFGDPDRIQFDKFDKKKWLEDTGLPSWEGNWLINQTISVGFYAITDFSKTRLQTDFITEACAWFDINNLPPLEYDHDEMVQEAMHTMRLHLYHYPIGLNMLPEKFTLSEIHALYETLLGKKLDVSNFPKKLLALRLLKKLDEKRSIGAHRSPHLYSFDKEMYALALKEGLVLS